One window of Nymphaea colorata isolate Beijing-Zhang1983 chromosome 1, ASM883128v2, whole genome shotgun sequence genomic DNA carries:
- the LOC116246140 gene encoding uncharacterized protein LOC116246140: MEWSPSLDRANSVTGIRNWWQSDQRSVRHGHRSLRLGATADACCGCWRASPPKMKGWRVLWRRIRKGRCRIFNFSKSVCVAYDPYTYAQNFDHGFASLEPDNLSRSFSARFSSRSRDYLVRIDRDFA; the protein is encoded by the coding sequence ATGGAGTGGTCTCCCAGCCTAGACAGAGCAAACTCCGTCACCGGAATCCGAAATTGGTGGCAGAGTGACCAGAGAAGTGTCCGACATGGGCACCGGAGCCTGCGGCTCGGCGCCACGGCCGACGCCTGCTGCGGTTGTTGGAGAGCATCACCACCTAAGATGAAGGGCTGGAGGGTCTTGTGGAGGAGAATTAGGAAGGGAAGGTGCAGGATCTTCAACTTCTCCAAGTCAGTCTGTGTTGCTTATGATCCTTATACCTATGCCCAGAACTTTGATCATGGGTTTGCGTCGTTGGAGCCGGACAATCTCAGCCGTTCATTCTCAGCAAGGTTCTCCAGTCGGTCGAGGGATTACCTGGTCAGGATTGATCGAGATTTTGCTTGA